The following are encoded together in the Pseudomonadota bacterium genome:
- a CDS encoding protein-L-isoaspartate O-methyltransferase: MNLEFARQQMLKQQIRAGEVLDAKILDALASVNREDFVPAEYAGVAFADCTIPLAHGQCMMSPLVEGQLLQALNPGQDDQVLEIGTGSGFLTACLATLAEQVRSVDIFPDLTEMAQTSLDRSGADNVSLATLNAMELGAEPKYDVIAITASLPVYDRRFEKALNTGGRLFVIVGGEPVMRARLVTRVGDDEWLTDPLFETVITAMREVVAPDHFRF; the protein is encoded by the coding sequence ATGAATCTTGAATTTGCGCGCCAGCAGATGCTCAAACAACAGATCAGGGCCGGCGAAGTACTGGACGCAAAGATTCTGGACGCTTTGGCCAGCGTCAATCGCGAAGATTTTGTGCCCGCTGAGTATGCCGGGGTAGCTTTCGCCGACTGCACTATCCCCTTGGCGCATGGTCAATGCATGATGTCTCCGCTGGTGGAAGGCCAGCTTCTGCAGGCGTTGAACCCAGGCCAGGATGACCAGGTGCTTGAGATCGGAACCGGCAGCGGTTTTCTCACCGCCTGTCTGGCGACTCTCGCGGAGCAGGTACGCAGCGTCGATATTTTCCCGGACCTGACCGAGATGGCGCAAACCAGCCTGGACCGCTCAGGCGCCGACAACGTGTCGCTGGCAACCTTGAACGCGATGGAGCTTGGCGCGGAACCCAAATACGATGTTATCGCCATAACAGCGTCGCTGCCAGTATACGATCGCCGCTTCGAAAAGGCGCTGAATACAGGCGGCCGGTTGTTCGTCATCGTCGGCGGGGAACCGGTCATGCGCGCCAGGCTGGTCACCCGGGTTGGCGACGATGAGTGGCTGACCGACCCCTTATTTGAAACAGTGATTACGGCTATGCGCGAGGTCGTTGCACCGGATCACTTTCGTTTCTAG
- a CDS encoding TolC family outer membrane protein, giving the protein MHIILRSILVMLIFFGASTAGGTDLAEVYQIALVGDPTLREANANRQASSEASPQARAALLPLITASYSRAKTDSGGSFTSFQVDPVTGAILIRPSSFATDVRRDTQWRLQLQQPLFRWDRIVGLRQAQKKVAQAEVDYQAAQQDLMLRVAEAYFNVLAAQDTLDAEVANKEATKRQLEQAEKRFEVGLIAITDVLEAQAAYDLAVSTDIGARRSLSTAKESLREITGEYIDELQRPGDDLPLVSPDPASANSWVEQGLKNNLALNSTRLQADVAKDQVRINRSGHLPTLDLIASRTGSDRRAFQSVDGQPFSPSNSDSVGNSVSLQLNIPIFSGGNTSSTVRQSVYQHRAARERVERVARETERSTRDAYDAVLSQIARVRALRRAVQSNEKALQASEAGFEVGTRTTVDVLNARQKLFRARTDYARTRYDYIVNVLRLKQAAGSLSAQDINEVNSWLAD; this is encoded by the coding sequence ATGCATATCATCTTACGTTCCATACTTGTCATGCTGATCTTTTTCGGCGCATCGACGGCCGGCGGGACTGACCTGGCGGAGGTCTACCAGATAGCACTGGTCGGCGACCCGACGTTGCGCGAAGCCAATGCCAATCGCCAGGCCTCCAGCGAAGCATCGCCACAGGCCCGGGCGGCGCTGTTGCCGCTGATCACTGCGTCCTATTCCCGTGCCAAAACCGATAGCGGCGGTAGCTTCACCTCTTTTCAAGTGGACCCTGTTACCGGCGCCATCCTCATTCGGCCATCGAGTTTTGCAACGGATGTAAGGCGTGATACACAGTGGCGCCTGCAATTGCAGCAACCCCTTTTTCGCTGGGACCGAATCGTCGGTCTGAGGCAAGCGCAAAAAAAGGTCGCACAGGCGGAAGTCGATTACCAGGCGGCGCAGCAGGATCTAATGCTGCGTGTCGCCGAGGCCTACTTCAATGTTTTGGCAGCACAGGACACACTGGATGCCGAAGTGGCCAACAAGGAAGCGACCAAGCGACAGCTCGAGCAAGCCGAAAAGCGATTCGAAGTCGGACTGATCGCGATCACCGACGTACTCGAAGCCCAGGCTGCTTATGATCTTGCAGTCTCGACCGATATCGGCGCCCGCAGATCACTGTCGACAGCCAAGGAATCATTGCGCGAAATTACCGGCGAATATATCGATGAATTGCAGCGGCCCGGCGATGACCTGCCGCTGGTCAGCCCCGATCCGGCGAGTGCGAACTCCTGGGTCGAACAGGGCCTGAAAAACAACCTGGCCCTGAATTCAACTCGTCTGCAGGCGGACGTGGCCAAGGACCAGGTGCGCATCAACCGCTCCGGCCATCTGCCGACCCTGGATCTGATCGCTTCACGAACGGGATCGGATCGCAGGGCCTTCCAGTCTGTTGATGGCCAGCCGTTTTCGCCAAGCAATTCGGACAGCGTTGGCAACAGCGTTTCTTTGCAACTGAATATTCCGATTTTCAGTGGCGGCAATACCTCCTCAACCGTGCGTCAGTCGGTTTATCAGCATCGCGCGGCCCGGGAGCGGGTCGAGCGAGTCGCTCGCGAGACCGAACGATCGACACGCGATGCCTACGATGCCGTGCTATCGCAGATCGCCCGGGTGCGGGCCCTGCGCCGCGCCGTGCAATCCAATGAGAAGGCCTTACAGGCGTCCGAAGCCGGCTTTGAGGTCGGTACGCGCACCACGGTAGACGTACTCAACGCGAGACAGAAACTGTTTCGCGCGCGCACCGATTACGCACGCACCCGCTATGACTACATCGTCAATGTCCTGCGCCTGAAGCAGGCCGCCGGCAGCCTGTCGGCTCAGGACATCAACGAAGTAAATTCCTGGCTGGCCGACTAG
- a CDS encoding sulfurtransferase, producing MTPKECFDLLASSQPPVLLDVRENWELAIASLSAALHIPMDQVPERMDELDRKRLVVVMCRSGARSMQVATYLVQNGFPRVFNLQGGILAWSEQVDRSIPSY from the coding sequence ATGACGCCAAAAGAGTGCTTCGATCTGCTTGCCTCCAGCCAGCCGCCGGTGCTGCTTGACGTGCGCGAAAACTGGGAACTCGCCATTGCCAGTCTGTCGGCTGCACTCCATATTCCGATGGATCAGGTTCCCGAGCGTATGGACGAGCTCGATAGGAAGCGCCTTGTCGTGGTGATGTGTCGTTCCGGCGCGCGCAGCATGCAAGTGGCCACCTACCTGGTACAAAATGGCTTCCCGCGGGTTTTTAATCTCCAGGGTGGGATCCTGGCCTGGTCAGAACAAGTGGATCGGTCCATACCCAGTTACTAG